One Setaria viridis chromosome 7, Setaria_viridis_v4.0, whole genome shotgun sequence genomic region harbors:
- the LOC117863627 gene encoding PRA1 family protein B2 gives MAAASPPLLPTSVVPAATPAPSPIPTAADANPAAARAFLSRLLDSARRALSGARPWSELADRSALSRPDTISDATSRLRKNLAYFRVNYAAVVALSLAAALLAHPFSLAALLALLAAWCLLYVLRPADAPPLAAFGRTFSDKEVLGGLIACSAFVVFLTSVGSLIFSALALGAAVVCAHGAFRVPEDLFLDEPDQAAGSGNPLLSFIANATGGVGGRV, from the coding sequence ATGGCCGCGGCCTCccctccgctcctccccacctccGTCGTCCCGGCGGCAACACCAGCCCCCTCACCCATTCCgaccgccgccgacgccaacCCGGCCGCGGCTCGCGCCTTCCTCTCCCGCCTCCTCGACTCCGCCAGGCGCGCGCTGTCCGGCGCCCGCCCCTGGTCCGAGCTCGCCGACCGCTCCGCGCTCTCCCGCCCGGACACCATCTCCGACGCCACCTCCCGCCTCCGCAAGAACCTCGCCTACTTCCGCGTCAactacgccgccgtcgtcgcgctctccctcgccgccgcgctcctcgcccACCCCTTCTCGCTCGCGGCGCTCCTCGCCCTGCTCGCCGCCTGGTGCCTCCTCTACGTCCTCCGCCccgccgacgcgccgccgctcgccgccttcGGGCGCACCTTCTCCGACAAGGAGGTGCTCGGGGGCCTCATCGCCTGCTCCGCCTTCGTCGTCTTCCTCACCTCCGTCGGCTCGCTCATCTTCTCCGCGCTCGCCCTCGGCGCTGCAGTCGTCTGCGCGCACGGCGCGTTCCGCGTCCCGGAGGACCTCTTCCTCGACGAGCCCGACCaggccgccggcagcggcaaCCCGCTGCTGTCCTTCATCGCCAACGCCACCGGAGGAGTAGGAGGACGCGTCTGA
- the LOC117863628 gene encoding uncharacterized protein isoform X2 → MPCLNVSTNVNLEGVDTSAILAEASKAVANIIGKPEAYVMVVLKGSVPMAFGGTQEPAAYGELVSIGGLNPGVNKKLSAGVASILESKLSIPKSRFYLKFHDSKGSDFGWNGSTF, encoded by the exons ATGCCGTGCCTGAATGTGTCGACGAACGTCAACCTGGAGGGTGTGGACACCTCCGCCATCCTCGCTGAAGCCTCCAAGGCCGTCGCCAACATCATCGGCAAGCCAGAGGCC TACGTGATGGTTGTTCTCAAAGGTTCAGTGCCTATGGCATTTGGAGGCACCCAGGAGCCTGCAGCTTATGGTGAGCTGGTTTCCATTGGAGGGCTGAACCCTGGTGTCAACAAGAAGCTGAGTGCTGGCGTTGCTTCTATTCTGGAATCAAAGCTGTCCATTCCCAAGTCCCGCTTCTACCTCAAGTTCCATGATTCAAAG GGCTCGGACTTTGGTTGGAATGGCTCCACCTTCTAG
- the LOC117863628 gene encoding uncharacterized protein isoform X1 — MPCLNVSTNVNLEGVDTSAILAEASKAVANIIGKPEAYVMVVLKGSVPMAFGGTQEPAAYGELVSIGGLNPGVNKKLSAGVASILESKLSIPKSRFYLKFHDSKAHPAQEHAQCLHALHQE; from the exons ATGCCGTGCCTGAATGTGTCGACGAACGTCAACCTGGAGGGTGTGGACACCTCCGCCATCCTCGCTGAAGCCTCCAAGGCCGTCGCCAACATCATCGGCAAGCCAGAGGCC TACGTGATGGTTGTTCTCAAAGGTTCAGTGCCTATGGCATTTGGAGGCACCCAGGAGCCTGCAGCTTATGGTGAGCTGGTTTCCATTGGAGGGCTGAACCCTGGTGTCAACAAGAAGCTGAGTGCTGGCGTTGCTTCTATTCTGGAATCAAAGCTGTCCATTCCCAAGTCCCGCTTCTACCTCAAGTTCCATGATTCAAAG GCTCATCCTGCACAAGAACATGCTCAATGTTTGCATGCTTTGCATCAAGAATAG
- the LOC117864958 gene encoding protein DETOXIFICATION 44, chloroplastic, with protein sequence MAATSPTATRPAAAALIRVPRSGINRVSLPCCHRRATPWRRPPRCSRKGKPVVTDVVEEEAPRGPETKREDDEEAEAGSLSGALGWLRLDGVAADIISIAVPAVLALAADPITALVDTAFVGHIGSAELAAVGASASVFNLVSKLFNVPLLNVTTSFVAEQQAVDANSSSTTGQRDEFLTPQKKVLPAVSTSLALAAGIGLLEMVALIVGSGTLMNIIGIPVDSPMRAPAEQFLTLRAYGAPPIIVALAAQGAFRGFLDTKTPLYAVGAGNLLNAILDAVLIFPLGLGVSGAALATVSSEYLTAFILLWKLNNEVDLFSWNIVGDGVIRYLKSGGLLIGRTIAVFLTLTLSTSLATREGPVPMAGYEICLQVWLTISLLNDALALAGQALLASEYAKGNYKQARMVVSRILQVGGVTGVVLAATLFIGFGSLSLLFTDDPAVLDVAQSGVWFVTISQPINAIAFVADGLYYGVSDFAYAAYSTFFAGAVSSVFLLIAAPKFGLGGIWAGLTLFMSLRAIAGFWRLGSKGGPWEIIWSESE encoded by the exons ATGGCGGCGACCTCGCCGACGGCCACGAGGCCGGCAGCCGCCGCACTTATACGAGTCCCGCGTTCTGGGATCAATCGCGTCTCCTTGCCCTGTTGCCACCGTCGCGCAACTCCTTGGCGGAGACCCCCGCGATGCAGCCGTAAAGGGAAGCCGGTCGTCACGGAcgtcgtcgaggaggaggcaCCAAGGGGCCCGGAGACTAAGAGGGAGGATGACGAAGAGGCGGAGGCCGGCTCGCTGAGTGGGGCGCTGGGGTGGCTCAGGCTTGACGGGGTTGCGGCGGACATCATCAGCATCGCCGTGCCCGCCGTGCTCGCGCTCGCTGCCGACCCAATCACGGCGCTCGTCGACACCGCCTTCGTGGGCCATATTG GCTCGGCTGAACTTGCGGCTGTTGGTGCATCTGCTTCCGTATTCAATTTGGTATCCAAGCTGTTCAATGTGCCATTGCTTAATGTCACCACATCTTTTGTTGCTGAGCAGCAGGCTGTCGATGCCAATAGTTCTAGTACCACAGGACAAA GAGATGAATTTTTGACGCCACAAAAGAAGGTTCTTCCGGCGGTTTCAACATCCTTGGCTCTAGCTGCTGGCATTGGATTGTTGGAGATGGTGGCACTGATTGTTGGATCTGGGACACTAATGAACATCATTGGTATACCCGTC GATTCACCAATGCGAGCACCAGCAGAACAATTTCTTACGTTGAGGGCATATGGTGCTCCACCAATTATAGTGGCACTTGCAGCTCAGGGTGCATTTCGTGGATTCCTGGATACAAAGACACCATTGTATGCTGTGG GTGCTGGCAACCTATTAAATGCAATACTGGATGCTGTACTTATTTTCCCACTTGGTCTAGGAGTAAGCGGCGCTGCCTTGGCCACAGTGTCCTCTGA GTACTTGACTGCGTTCATCCTCCTTTGGAAGCTGAATAACGAAGTAGACTTGTTTTCATGGAATATCGTTGGAGATGGAGTAATTCGTTACCTGAAATCTG GTGGACTGCTAATTGGCAGAACAATTGCAGTATTCCTGACACTGACACTATCTACGTCCCTGGCTACAAGGGAAGGGCCTGTTCCAATGGCTGGCTATGAGATATGCTTGCAAGTGTGGTTAACAATTTCTCTGTTGAATGATGCTCTAGCCCTTGCTGGTCAG GCTCTACTTGCTAGCGAATATGCGAAAGGGAACTACAAGCAAGCCCGCATGGTTGTATCCAGAATCCTGCAG GTTGGAGGTGTGACTGGTGTTGTGCTTGCTGCTACCTTATTCATTGGGTTTGGATCTTTGTCCTTGCTGTTTACAGATGATCCAGCAGTTTTGGATGTTGCCCAATCTGGAGTTTGG TTTGTCACTATTTCTCAGCCAATAAATGCTATTGCATTTGTGGCCGATGGGCTCTACTATGGTGTTTCTGACTTTGCCTATGCTGCATACTCCACG TTTTTTGCGGGGGCAGTCTCATCAGTATTCCTACTTATTGCTGCTCCTAAGTTTGGTCTCGGTGGCATCTGGGCTGGTCTTACTCTATTTATGAGTTTGAGAGCAATTGCTGGTTTCTGGAG GTTAGGGAGCAAAGGTGGGCCTTGGGAAATAATCTGGTCAGAGAGTGAGTAA
- the LOC140223393 gene encoding LOW QUALITY PROTEIN: protein NUCLEAR FUSION DEFECTIVE 4-like (The sequence of the model RefSeq protein was modified relative to this genomic sequence to represent the inferred CDS: deleted 1 base in 1 codon), protein MPLPRGGEVEGGGRRRIGGGDGDDDEAWRRWAVLVATVWIQALTGTNFDFSAYSSALKSSLGISQEALNYLATASDLGKALGWSSGLALLHMPLHGVLLVSAALGLAAYAAQYCCLVFLNPSSSLAIPYPLVFLVCLIAGCSICWFNTVCFVLCIRSFSASNRPLALSLSISFNGLSAAFYTLFANAFSPTSPSVYLLLNAILPLAASILALPAILLCHTHDSHLQSVPRYDRRVFLGLYILAFITGIYLVVFGSLNTTRAAAWVILTGAMVLLALPLIIPACSSCSYVDTHSIDSASHDDPHKPLLVSNHLQNESNAVMEKSMEQQLQGSNCGTILDKGRLVVLGEEHSAKRLIGCVDFWLYYTAYFCGATVGLVYSNNLGQIAQSLHQQSQLTMLLAVYSSFSFFGRLLSALPDFLHRKVTLARTGWLAAALVPMPMALFLMQKQQDGSTLAVGTALIGLSSGFIFAAAVSVTSELFGPNSIGVNHNILITNIPLGSLLYGQIAALVYDANGQRMRVTDNHTGMIDTMIVCMGVKCYSTTFFVWGCITLLGLASSIVLFIRTKPAYASTASRQLVSTFTNFPVNRETP, encoded by the exons ATGCCGTTGCCAAGAGGAGGGGAGGTGGAGGGTGGTGGTCGTCGgaggatcggcggcggcgatggggacgACGATGAGGCGTGGCGTCGGTGGGCGGTGCTGGTGGCGACGGTGTGGATCCAGGCGCTGACGGGGACCAACTTCGACTTCTCGGCCTACTCGTCGGCGCTCAAGTCGTCCCTGGGCATCTCGCAGGAGGCGCTCAACTACCTGGCGACGGCGTCGGACCTCGGCAAGGCCCTGGGGTGGTCGTCGGGCCTTGCGCTGCTCCACATGCCGCTGCACGGCGTGCTGCTCGTCTCCGCCGCGCTGGGGCTCGCCGCCTACGCCGCGCAGTACTGCTGCCTCGTCTTCCTCAACCCGTCGTCGTCCCTCGCCATCCCCTACCCTCTG GTGTTCTTGGTCTGCTTGATAGCAGGGTGCAGCATCTGCTGGTTCAACACAGTCTGCTTTGTTCTCTGCATACGCAGCTTCTCCGCAAGCAACCGCCCCCTGGCCCTCTCCCTCTCAATAAGCTTCAATGGGCTCAGTGCCGCCTTCTACACCCTCTTTGCAAATGCCTTCTCCCCCACCTCCCCATCTGTCTACCTCCTCCTCAATGCCATCCTCCCCCTTGCTGCCTCTATTCTTGCGCTCCCGGCGATACTCCTCTGCCACACACATGACAGCCACCTCCAAAGCGTGCCCAGGTATGACAGGCGCGTCTTCCTCGGCCTCTACATCCTTGCATTCATCACCGGCATATATCTCGTGGTCTTTGGATCTTTAAACACAACCAGAGCTGCTGCGTGGGTCATCCTCACAGGCGCCATGGTCCTCCTCGCCCTTCCTCTCATCATCCCTGCCTGCTCCAGTTGCTCATATGTGGATACACACAGCATCGACTCTGCATCCCATGATGACCCACATAAGCCACTCCTAGTCAGTAACCATCTTCAGAATGAATCCAATGCCGTCATGGAAAAATCAATGGAGCAGCAGTTGCAGGGCAGTAATTGCGGAACAATACTGGATAAGGGCCGCCTGGTGGTACTCGGTGAAGAACATAGTGCAAAGAGGCTCATTGGGTGTGTGGACTTCTGGCTCTACTACACAGCCTACTTCTGTGGAGCCACTGTTGGCCTGGTTTACAGCAACAACTTGGGCCAGATTGCACAGTCATTGCACCAGCAATCACAGCTCACCATGCTACTTGCTGTCTACTCATCCTTCTCCTTCTTTGGTCGTCTTCTCTCTGCACTCCCCGACTTCCTTCACAG GAAGGTGACACTTGCTCGGACAGGGTGGCTTGCTGCCGCGTTGGTGCCCATGCCAATGGCCCTTTTCCTTATGCAGAAGCAACAGGATGGAAGCACTCTGGCAGTAGGAACAGCACTAATTGGCCTAAGCTCAGGGTTCATCTTCGCTGCAGCAGTGTCAGTGACCTCCGAGCTCTTTGGACCAAACAGCATTGGTGTGAATCACAACATCCTAATCACCAATATCCCGCTGGGCTCACTCCTCTATGGCCAGATTGCTGCCCTGGTATACGACGCAAATGGCCAAAGGATGAGAGTAACGGATAACCACACTGGCATGATTGATACCATGATTGTTTGCATGGGGGTGAAGTGCTACTCAACCACCTTCTTCGTGTGGGGTTGCATCACATTGCTGGGGTTAGCATCGAGCATAGTTCTATTCATAAGAACAAAACCAGCTTATGCCAGCACTGCTAGTCGA CAACTTGTAAGCACCTTCACCAACTTTCCAGTTAACAGAGAAACTCCTTGA
- the LOC117863619 gene encoding probable pterin-4-alpha-carbinolamine dehydratase, chloroplastic, with protein sequence MQEGEQETFLSKKKEKKRLEARKRTRRWSDKRKQEALVVERNSSIHSIPFRSHPKRKRKTMALSLSLVAPPVVAAAAGSTFSSRSSRTALRRGGRNGRVVAMADILGDFGARDPFPEEIESKFGEKVLGNVDTLHQILIPTLSALSLADLPLQPGAEPLSLDDARGLLFKVVGWRLLLSEHDDQRPARLQCVWKVRDESCGQELIARINVALDGAGHAPAALLLEAPTNQQLQVRAELSTPSAAGDSLTINDYILAARIDKVKTLDLIPKKRVWA encoded by the coding sequence ATGCAAGAAGGAGAACAAGAGactttcctttcaaaaaaaaaggagaagaagagactAGAAGCGAGGAAGAGGACCAGAAGGTGGAGCGATAAGAGAAAGCAGGAGGCGCTGGTGGTTGAGCGCAATTCATCCATCCATTCCATTCCGTTCCGTTCCCATCccaaaagaaaacgaaaaaccATGGCGCTCTCGCTGTCCCTCGTGGCGCCGCCGGTAGTAGCTGCAGCCGCCGGCAGCACCTTCAGCTCTCGGAGTAGTAGGACGGCGCTGCGGCGTGGTGGTCGGAACGGCAGGGTGGTGGCGATGGCTGACATACTGGGCGACTTCGGGGCGCGCGACCCCTTCCCGGAGGAGATCGAGAGCAAGTTCGGGGAGAAGGTGCTGGGGAACGTGGACACCCTCCACCAGATCCTCATCCCGACGCTGTCGGCGCTGTCGCTGGCCGACCTGCCGCTGCAGCCCGGCGCGGAGCCCCTCTCCCTCGACGACGCGCGCGGGCTCCTCTTCAAGGTCGTCGGCTGGAGGCTGCTCCTCTCCGAGCACGACGACCAGCGGCCCGCGCGGCTGCAGTGCGTCTGGAAGGTGCGCGACGAGTCCTGCGGCCAGGAGCTCATCGCCAGGATCAACGTCGCGCTCGACGGCGCCGGCCACGCCCCAGCAGCGCTGCTCCTCGAGGCCCCCACCAACCAGCAGCTGCAGGTGAGGGCCGAGCTCTccacgccctccgccgccggcgacagccTCACCATCAACGACTACATCCTCGCCGCTAGGATAGACAAAGTCAAGACGCTCGATCTTATCCCCAAGAAGCGAGTCTGGGCATGA